In Nostoc sp. CENA543, a single genomic region encodes these proteins:
- a CDS encoding four-helix bundle copper-binding protein yields MMMMMAESMTAEMQACMKACMDCQKMCMETMTYCMSKGGMYMDMSMMGMMRDCAEMCMMCMNMMMGGSEFMGRTCMLCAEMCDRMAMTCEQMKDDQMMMDCAMACRKCAEACRSMQMMPA; encoded by the coding sequence ATGATGATGATGATGGCTGAATCCATGACTGCGGAAATGCAAGCCTGCATGAAAGCTTGTATGGATTGTCAGAAAATGTGTATGGAAACCATGACTTACTGCATGAGTAAAGGCGGTATGTACATGGACATGAGCATGATGGGCATGATGCGTGACTGCGCGGAAATGTGCATGATGTGCATGAACATGATGATGGGCGGTTCTGAGTTTATGGGACGCACTTGTATGCTGTGTGCAGAAATGTGCGATCGCATGGCGATGACCTGCGAACAAATGAAAGACGACCAAATGATGATGGATTGTGCAATGGCTTGTCGCAAATGTGCCGAAGCTTGCAGATCCATGCAAATGATGCCCGCATAA
- a CDS encoding type II toxin-antitoxin system HicA family toxin — protein MGASFTPELKKVLLKAGCYFERQGKGDHEIWYSPITDRQFVVDGTIKSRHTANGILKQAGLPKAF, from the coding sequence ATGGGTGCATCGTTTACTCCTGAGTTGAAAAAGGTGCTTTTAAAGGCTGGATGCTATTTTGAAAGGCAAGGTAAAGGAGATCATGAAATTTGGTACAGTCCAATTACAGATCGTCAGTTTGTAGTAGACGGAACTATTAAGTCACGCCATACAGCTAACGGCATTTTGAAACAAGCAGGTCTTCCTAAAGCCTTTTAA
- a CDS encoding PAS domain S-box protein, whose translation MYAEALEQEIILLRQENAQLQEKLVTFAQESSATITRLEQELQESRHFLQVVLNTLPQGIFWKDRNLQFLGCNERLAKDAGLKSSADIVGKSDFELSWHEFAENYRQDDLEVISSNTSKLDYQEKLNREDGNTIWLKTSKIPLSNSDGEIIGVFGFYEDITNHKVAEDERDRFFDMSVDILCVASLDGYFQRINLAGETILGYCQAELLSISFIDLVHPEDQASTLAEMEKLSQGVRVFRFENRYLCKDNSYRWLSWTSAIHNHYIYAVGRDITENKIAEAALRQQEAQYRSIFETVNDGICVLDLETCKMATVNPAFCQMHGYSQAEIFNLIPTDYIHPDCFQLFGEFLKTVNAGGVFHGEGIDIRKDGSYFDVEVTGKLFDYNGKPHILTLIRDISEQQAALRERQQAAAEQARLLAILEVTPDFIGIADCSGNTLYYNQAWRQLKGINNVEEIKQQTISNNHPDWAREIIFNQALPEAINKGIWRGETAILDKNGQEISVYQVILAHQSPNGEVEYLSTIVRDITEQKAALLQRQQMEAELIQKNQDLEQTLQELQSTQSHMIQAEKMSSLGQLVAGVAHEINNPVNFIHGNISHLEEHIRDLLNLINIYQQKNLVNDPELYNFITEIDLEYIQDDLPRILQSIQIGTKRIRQIVLSLRTFSRMDEAEFKAVDIHEGIDSTLMILQHRLKEQSERPAIQVIRNYNYLPLVECYAGQLNQVFMNILANAIDALEEAMVRKPSVVINPQICIKTEVLNNNSISICIADNGIGMSAETQQKIFNPFFTTKPVGKGTGMGMSISYQIIAEKHGGKLECNSTPGKGTEFIIEIPVRH comes from the coding sequence ATGTATGCTGAAGCACTAGAACAGGAAATCATCCTTCTAAGACAAGAAAATGCTCAATTACAGGAGAAATTAGTCACATTTGCCCAAGAATCTAGTGCAACTATTACTAGGCTGGAACAGGAATTACAAGAATCTCGGCATTTTTTGCAAGTAGTTTTAAATACATTACCTCAAGGGATTTTTTGGAAAGATCGGAACTTACAATTTTTGGGATGTAATGAACGTCTAGCCAAAGATGCTGGATTGAAATCATCAGCAGATATTGTAGGTAAATCTGACTTTGAACTAAGTTGGCATGAATTTGCAGAAAATTATCGACAAGATGATCTAGAAGTGATTTCCAGTAATACTTCTAAGCTTGATTATCAAGAAAAGCTCAATAGAGAAGATGGGAATACAATTTGGCTAAAAACCAGCAAAATCCCCTTGAGCAACAGTGATGGAGAGATAATTGGTGTTTTTGGTTTTTATGAAGATATTACTAATCACAAGGTAGCAGAAGATGAGCGCGATCGCTTCTTCGATATGTCAGTAGATATACTCTGTGTTGCTAGTTTAGATGGTTACTTCCAGCGCATTAACCTTGCCGGCGAAACAATTCTTGGCTATTGCCAAGCCGAACTACTATCAATATCTTTTATAGATCTAGTTCATCCAGAAGACCAAGCATCTACATTGGCAGAAATGGAGAAACTCAGCCAAGGAGTGCGGGTTTTTCGCTTTGAAAATCGCTATCTTTGCAAAGATAATTCCTATCGCTGGTTATCATGGACTTCAGCAATTCATAATCATTATATTTATGCTGTAGGCAGAGATATTACCGAAAACAAAATTGCAGAAGCAGCACTCCGCCAACAAGAAGCCCAGTATCGGAGTATTTTTGAAACTGTCAATGATGGTATTTGTGTATTAGATTTAGAAACTTGCAAAATGGCTACTGTTAATCCCGCCTTTTGTCAGATGCACGGCTATTCTCAAGCGGAGATTTTTAATTTAATTCCTACAGATTATATCCACCCCGATTGTTTTCAGCTATTTGGGGAATTCTTAAAAACAGTCAATGCTGGTGGTGTTTTTCATGGTGAGGGTATAGATATACGCAAAGATGGTAGTTACTTTGATGTCGAAGTCACAGGAAAACTTTTTGATTACAACGGCAAACCTCATATCCTCACACTCATTAGGGATATTAGTGAACAGCAAGCCGCGCTTCGTGAACGTCAACAAGCTGCTGCCGAACAAGCAAGATTACTCGCAATTTTAGAAGTTACCCCCGATTTTATTGGTATTGCTGATTGTTCTGGTAATACCCTCTACTACAATCAAGCCTGGAGACAATTAAAAGGTATTAATAATGTAGAGGAAATCAAGCAACAAACTATTTCTAATAATCATCCTGATTGGGCAAGAGAAATTATTTTTAACCAAGCATTACCAGAGGCAATAAATAAGGGAATTTGGAGAGGTGAAACAGCAATATTAGATAAAAATGGGCAGGAGATTAGCGTTTATCAAGTAATACTAGCCCATCAATCTCCTAATGGCGAAGTAGAATATCTTTCGACAATTGTGCGTGATATAACTGAGCAAAAAGCAGCTCTCCTCCAACGTCAACAAATGGAAGCAGAACTAATTCAAAAAAACCAAGATTTAGAACAAACTCTGCAAGAACTCCAATCTACTCAAAGCCATATGATTCAAGCAGAAAAAATGTCTAGCTTGGGACAATTAGTTGCTGGAGTTGCCCATGAAATTAACAATCCTGTTAACTTTATCCACGGCAATATTAGCCATTTAGAAGAACATATCCGTGATTTATTGAATCTAATTAATATATACCAACAAAAAAACTTAGTTAACGATCCAGAATTGTATAATTTCATAACAGAAATTGATTTAGAATATATTCAGGATGACTTACCTAGAATTTTACAATCTATTCAAATAGGTACAAAACGCATCCGTCAAATTGTCCTATCATTAAGAACTTTTTCCCGCATGGATGAAGCTGAATTCAAAGCTGTTGATATTCATGAAGGTATTGACAGCACCTTGATGATTTTACAGCATCGTCTTAAAGAACAATCAGAACGTCCAGCTATTCAAGTCATTAGGAATTATAACTATTTACCTTTAGTAGAATGCTATGCTGGACAACTCAATCAAGTATTTATGAATATTCTGGCGAATGCTATTGATGCTTTAGAAGAAGCAATGGTAAGAAAACCCTCTGTGGTTATTAATCCTCAAATATGTATTAAGACTGAAGTTTTAAACAATAATTCAATTTCTATTTGCATTGCTGACAACGGTATAGGAATGTCGGCAGAAACTCAACAAAAAATCTTTAATCCATTTTTTACTACTAAACCAGTCGGTAAGGGTACAGGCATGGGAATGTCTATTAGCTATCAAATTATTGCGGAAAAACACGGAGGTAAACTAGAATGCAACTCTACGCCCGGTAAAGGTACAGAATTCATCATAGAAATTCCAGTGCGACATTAG
- a CDS encoding CU044_2847 family protein, whose protein sequence is MSEVQSLIVKDDDQEYTIYVESKNAPKEIEAEEPGYRDGLPTLNIKDFQDKIRGYAKLAVGAFKNLPEAEEVTVKFGIKLGGKTGIPFLTEGSAESNFEIEVKYKFLNNQQNSST, encoded by the coding sequence ATGTCAGAAGTACAAAGTTTAATTGTCAAAGATGATGATCAAGAGTACACAATCTATGTAGAATCTAAGAATGCTCCTAAAGAGATAGAAGCGGAAGAACCAGGATATCGTGATGGTTTACCTACGCTCAATATTAAAGATTTTCAAGACAAGATTCGGGGTTATGCCAAGTTAGCTGTTGGTGCATTTAAGAACTTACCGGAAGCGGAGGAAGTAACAGTTAAGTTTGGCATCAAGTTGGGTGGTAAAACTGGTATTCCATTTTTGACAGAAGGCTCGGCGGAGAGTAATTTTGAGATTGAGGTTAAGTATAAGTTTCTCAACAATCAGCAAAATAGCAGCACATAA
- a CDS encoding MBL fold metallo-hydrolase, translating to MKFLHRPDLYGWSYFNPARNIDFNGIAWIRPTGNILIDPVALSNHDWNHLESLGGVDWIIITNSDHIRSAKEIADQTYAKIAGPIAEKEFFPLMCDRWLSDGEEFVPGLKVLEMQGSKTPGELVLLLEETTLITGDLVRAYKAGSLGILPDEKLLNKAEAVASVQRLAALEKVETILVGDGWSVFRDGRDRLKELVATL from the coding sequence ATGAAATTTTTGCACCGTCCTGATCTGTATGGTTGGTCTTATTTCAACCCGGCGAGAAATATTGATTTCAACGGGATTGCTTGGATTCGCCCTACTGGTAACATCTTGATTGATCCTGTGGCTTTATCTAACCATGATTGGAATCATCTAGAGTCTTTAGGCGGTGTAGATTGGATTATTATCACTAATTCTGACCATATTCGGTCAGCTAAGGAAATTGCTGATCAAACCTATGCCAAAATAGCAGGGCCGATCGCAGAAAAAGAGTTTTTTCCCTTAATGTGCGATCGCTGGCTAAGTGATGGTGAGGAGTTTGTCCCCGGACTCAAGGTGCTAGAAATGCAAGGTTCTAAGACTCCAGGGGAATTGGTACTGTTACTAGAAGAAACTACCCTCATTACTGGGGATTTAGTCCGCGCCTACAAAGCTGGTAGTTTAGGTATTCTACCTGATGAAAAGTTGCTCAATAAAGCTGAGGCTGTGGCTTCCGTCCAGCGATTAGCAGCTTTAGAAAAGGTAGAAACTATTTTAGTGGGTGATGGTTGGTCTGTGTTTCGGGATGGACGCGATCGCTTAAAGGAACTGGTGGCGACGTTGTAA
- a CDS encoding LpqB family beta-propeller domain-containing protein, which translates to MARYALVIGIAKYDNFNNLPKTVNDAGQITQLLREHGRFDVQPLPGKLIESDNIWQVTPDKKLTGKELGQALRVFLLEKAKGAEALIYFAGHGFEATSLTGEPKGYLATSDCSKDGQNAIAFDDFNTLISKSQLSSLVVLLDCCYAGSFIERSFINSSFPVFNKLDYCLITASRAFERAREDAEGGIFTQAVLAGLASSEADEATGEINANDLMSFVTRKLKGSGQETIYMGGGRSIPLVWYPPRNPVVAGVVSEECPYRGLEAFDKQHAKFFFGRQKVVNYIQQKLAQANFVPIIGASGSGKSSVVRAGLIPVLEKNGWRVLEPIFPTRNPLAELERAFTQLFERTEIREIGDLIDTKGLSAVISRLTGSERCLLVVDQFEEIFTLGTREEERRQFIELLTQVAEGRLAIITTMRADFLEYCLNYESLTQLIQGQAVYMPPLLGAELEEAIAFPAMLQGYQLKRGLLGAIQQEVLGQEKGCLPLLQFALTELWEQRDRTTHQLTVAKFNELGGVIGALNRHAEKLYSGFTEQQQAWVKRIFLKLVRTGAEDKDTRQRQTKNELLSVAGENSDEQLVIEQVLEKLIQGRLIVTDTEAREEVWIDLAHEALIEGWQRLREWRQQDRDLRRLHDKLADALREWLHKGEDEQYLIPRGLLAEVRKNWENLQPDLSSQAKKFYQHSDSDERERSAERQIGLRVINKEQLRDKAEEVKSLLPHKPLDALILAIQVVGENLQKIPEQILTPVQQMLSQAVIRGKVSISFLGHQGAVSSVAISSDGQTIVSGGDDATVRLWNTYGQSIAQPLYGHEGDVYCVAISNDGKLIVSGGGDGTVRLWKINSSPLCETFYGHEGYVSSVCISNDGKLIVSSGGDGKVRLWDIQGHLIAELLYGHHVSISSIAMSSDGQTIVSSGSDGTVKLWGIDGHLIAEVLHLHEGNTSSVAISSDGETIVSSGSDGTVKLWNIKGEPLIEPLRGHEGYVWSVAISHDGQTIASVGEDSTVRLWSIRTVGLWNIQGQALTEPLYGHEDCVWSVAISDNGQTVVSGGEDGTVRLWNIQNQLLAKSLSGHKNWVNSVAISDDGQTIVSGSEDGTIRLWNIQGQSLVEALRGHEDWVYCVAISSDGQTIVSGGNDETVRLWSIQGNTLTEPLRGHRGEVLSVVISSKKKTVVSGGEDGTIRLWNIQGQPLTEPFRSHERRINSVAISYDEKTIVSGGDDGTVKLWSIQGDLLTKPFCGHESRVNSVAISHDGKIIVSGSEDGTVRLWNIQGQPLTEPIRSHENRVNSVAISRDGKTIVTSGDDGTVRLWDTQGQPLAEPFCGHESRVNSVAISHNGKIIVSGGDDGTVKLWRGNWQAWLKACCDMLHDHPIFTNPQTEEAKAACEVCRKYVWSKIGDI; encoded by the coding sequence ATGGCTCGATATGCTCTGGTAATTGGCATTGCCAAGTATGATAACTTCAATAACCTCCCAAAAACCGTCAACGATGCCGGACAAATCACACAGTTACTCAGAGAACATGGTCGGTTTGATGTGCAGCCATTACCAGGGAAGTTAATCGAGAGTGATAACATTTGGCAAGTCACGCCTGATAAAAAATTAACAGGTAAAGAACTAGGGCAAGCATTGAGAGTATTTTTGTTAGAGAAAGCCAAAGGTGCAGAGGCCTTAATTTATTTTGCTGGACATGGTTTTGAAGCAACTAGCCTCACAGGAGAACCAAAAGGATATTTGGCGACATCTGATTGTAGTAAAGATGGACAAAATGCGATCGCCTTTGATGATTTCAATACCCTGATTAGTAAATCCCAACTCAGCAGCCTTGTGGTACTGTTAGATTGCTGTTATGCCGGGTCATTCATAGAGAGAAGCTTTATCAACTCTAGTTTTCCGGTGTTTAATAAGCTCGACTATTGTTTAATCACTGCTTCCCGTGCTTTTGAAAGAGCGAGGGAAGATGCTGAAGGTGGAATTTTTACCCAGGCGGTGTTAGCCGGTTTAGCTAGCTCAGAAGCGGATGAGGCTACCGGAGAAATCAACGCCAATGATTTGATGAGCTTTGTAACACGCAAACTCAAGGGAAGCGGACAAGAAACAATTTATATGGGTGGCGGTAGATCAATTCCTTTGGTTTGGTATCCGCCGAGAAATCCGGTAGTTGCTGGGGTGGTGAGTGAAGAATGTCCCTACCGAGGTTTAGAAGCTTTTGATAAACAACACGCCAAATTCTTTTTTGGTCGTCAAAAAGTTGTTAACTACATCCAACAAAAACTAGCTCAAGCGAATTTTGTCCCCATTATTGGCGCGTCGGGAAGTGGTAAATCTTCCGTGGTGCGGGCGGGTTTGATTCCAGTGTTAGAAAAAAATGGTTGGCGAGTCTTAGAACCAATTTTCCCGACACGTAACCCGTTAGCAGAGTTAGAACGAGCCTTTACCCAGTTGTTTGAACGCACAGAAATTAGAGAAATTGGGGATTTGATTGACACAAAAGGTTTATCTGCTGTAATTTCTCGGCTGACTGGTTCTGAGCGTTGCTTGTTGGTAGTAGATCAATTTGAAGAAATTTTTACCCTTGGTACTAGGGAAGAAGAGAGACGACAATTTATTGAGTTGTTAACCCAAGTTGCTGAAGGGCGGTTAGCAATTATCACCACCATGCGAGCTGATTTTCTGGAATACTGTTTAAACTATGAATCGCTCACACAACTAATTCAGGGACAAGCTGTGTATATGCCGCCATTACTGGGGGCAGAATTAGAAGAAGCGATCGCATTTCCAGCTATGTTACAAGGTTATCAATTAAAAAGGGGATTACTGGGAGCAATTCAGCAAGAAGTATTAGGACAAGAGAAAGGCTGCTTACCATTATTGCAGTTTGCCCTGACTGAACTTTGGGAACAGCGCGATCGCACAACTCACCAGTTGACAGTTGCTAAGTTTAACGAACTAGGTGGAGTAATTGGGGCGTTGAATCGTCATGCAGAAAAGCTGTATTCAGGTTTCACTGAACAGCAGCAAGCTTGGGTCAAGCGGATTTTCTTAAAGTTGGTGCGTACTGGTGCAGAAGATAAGGATACCCGCCAGCGACAAACGAAAAATGAATTGTTGAGTGTTGCTGGTGAGAACTCAGATGAGCAGCTAGTCATAGAACAAGTTTTAGAAAAGCTGATCCAAGGACGCTTAATAGTAACTGACACTGAAGCTAGAGAAGAAGTTTGGATTGATTTAGCTCATGAAGCCTTAATAGAAGGTTGGCAGAGGTTGCGAGAATGGCGACAACAAGACCGAGACTTGCGACGGTTACATGATAAATTAGCCGATGCTTTGCGAGAGTGGTTGCACAAGGGAGAAGATGAACAATATCTTATACCCAGAGGATTGTTAGCTGAGGTGCGGAAAAATTGGGAAAATTTACAACCTGATTTATCATCGCAGGCAAAAAAGTTTTATCAGCACAGCGATTCTGATGAAAGAGAACGGAGTGCCGAACGGCAAATTGGTCTTAGAGTAATCAATAAAGAGCAGTTAAGAGATAAAGCCGAAGAAGTAAAAAGTTTACTCCCTCATAAACCTTTGGATGCTTTGATTTTAGCGATTCAAGTAGTAGGTGAAAACCTTCAGAAAATTCCAGAGCAAATTCTCACGCCAGTTCAGCAAATGTTGAGTCAAGCAGTGATAAGAGGTAAAGTCTCAATTTCTTTCCTTGGCCATCAAGGTGCTGTTTCGTCTGTCGCCATCAGCAGCGATGGTCAAACCATTGTTAGCGGTGGAGATGATGCAACTGTGAGATTATGGAATACCTACGGTCAATCTATAGCTCAACCTCTATATGGACATGAAGGTGACGTTTACTGTGTCGCCATTAGCAATGATGGAAAATTAATTGTCAGTGGTGGTGGTGATGGTACAGTCAGGTTGTGGAAGATCAACAGTTCTCCTCTCTGTGAAACTTTTTATGGACATGAGGGTTATGTCTCTTCTGTTTGCATCAGCAATGATGGAAAGTTAATTGTCAGTAGTGGTGGTGATGGCAAAGTCAGGTTATGGGATATCCAGGGTCATTTGATAGCTGAACTTTTGTATGGGCATCATGTTAGCATCTCTTCCATTGCTATGAGTTCAGATGGACAGACAATTGTTAGTAGTGGTAGTGACGGCACTGTCAAATTGTGGGGTATCGATGGTCATCTGATAGCTGAAGTTTTGCATTTGCATGAAGGTAATACTTCTTCCGTTGCAATCAGTTCAGATGGAGAAACAATTGTTAGTAGTGGTAGTGACGGCACGGTCAAGTTGTGGAATATAAAAGGTGAACCATTAATTGAACCTTTACGTGGGCATGAAGGTTATGTTTGGTCTGTGGCTATTAGTCATGACGGGCAAACAATAGCTAGTGTTGGTGAAGACAGTACAGTAAGGTTGTGGAGTATCCGCACTGTAGGATTGTGGAATATCCAAGGTCAAGCCCTCACCGAACCTTTGTATGGACATGAGGATTGTGTATGGTCTGTAGCTATTAGCGATAATGGACAGACAGTTGTCAGTGGTGGTGAAGACGGTACGGTAAGATTGTGGAACATACAGAATCAATTACTGGCGAAGTCTTTGTCTGGGCATAAAAATTGGGTCAATTCCGTAGCTATTAGCGATGATGGGCAGACTATCGTCAGTGGTAGTGAAGACGGCACAATACGATTATGGAATATTCAAGGTCAATCTCTAGTTGAAGCTTTGCGTGGGCATGAAGATTGGGTCTATTGTGTTGCTATCAGCTCAGATGGGCAAACTATCGTCAGTGGAGGTAATGATGAAACTGTAAGGTTGTGGAGTATTCAAGGTAATACTTTAACAGAGCCTTTACGTGGTCATCGGGGTGAAGTTCTTTCCGTCGTCATCAGTTCCAAGAAAAAAACAGTTGTCAGTGGTGGTGAAGATGGCACAATACGATTGTGGAATATCCAAGGTCAACCTCTAACTGAACCTTTTCGCAGTCATGAACGCCGGATAAATTCCGTTGCTATTAGCTACGATGAAAAAACAATTGTTAGTGGCGGTGACGACGGTACAGTAAAGTTGTGGAGCATTCAAGGTGATCTCTTGACAAAGCCTTTTTGTGGTCATGAAAGTCGGGTCAATTCTGTTGCTATTAGCCATGATGGAAAGATAATTGTTAGTGGTAGTGAAGACGGCACCGTAAGGTTGTGGAATATCCAGGGTCAACCTTTAACTGAACCTATTCGCAGCCATGAAAATCGGGTTAATTCTGTTGCTATTAGTCGTGATGGCAAGACAATTGTCACTAGTGGTGATGACGGTACAGTAAGGTTATGGGATACTCAAGGCCAACCCCTAGCTGAACCTTTTTGTGGCCATGAAAGTCGGGTGAATTCCGTAGCCATTAGCCACAATGGAAAGATAATTGTTAGTGGTGGTGATGATGGTACAGTAAAGTTGTGGCGGGGTAACTGGCAAGCGTGGTTAAAAGCTTGTTGTGATATGTTACATGATCATCCCATCTTTACTAATCCACAAACTGAAGAAGCAAAAGCTGCTTGCGAAGTCTGCCGTAAATATGTTTGGAGTAAGATAGGTGATATTTGA
- a CDS encoding COP23 domain-containing protein, translating into MQLRSLHHRVTSITTSAIFSALAVGITLTTNSQPSQARANRFFCTREGGVPVTKVRTSRGNQTLIRWVANDFKKVSPLQRCRIVSARFQRHYDNGALFITSRDNFNGYPVLCISNRRGAPCTADNILVTLKPGTDTGRVLQQMLSLRRDAGESVINLSGCQAFTYDEGDVYVDVKEFLDGKECSSSTP; encoded by the coding sequence ATGCAACTAAGGTCACTGCATCACAGAGTCACCAGCATAACAACATCTGCCATCTTCTCAGCTTTAGCTGTGGGAATCACTCTCACCACCAACAGCCAGCCGAGTCAAGCAAGAGCAAACAGATTTTTCTGCACACGGGAAGGGGGTGTACCTGTCACTAAAGTACGCACCTCACGGGGAAATCAAACCCTGATTCGTTGGGTTGCTAACGACTTTAAAAAAGTCTCCCCTTTACAACGTTGCAGGATAGTCTCTGCTAGATTTCAACGCCACTACGATAACGGCGCACTTTTCATAACTAGCCGCGATAACTTTAACGGCTATCCAGTATTGTGTATTTCTAACCGCCGAGGCGCACCTTGCACAGCAGACAATATATTAGTCACCCTCAAACCTGGAACTGACACTGGTAGAGTTTTACAGCAAATGCTGAGTTTGCGTCGGGATGCAGGAGAATCAGTGATTAATTTAAGTGGATGTCAAGCTTTTACTTATGACGAAGGTGATGTGTATGTTGATGTCAAGGAATTTCTAGACGGTAAAGAGTGTAGTTCATCGACTCCTTAA
- a CDS encoding serine hydrolase produces MKSPLVLLSLISAVLLSSPVNAAKLQSWNFNPVKNQLSITTDSDVKPQAFLINNPTRIVIDLPQTTFKSDTIRKNFGSAVKEIRIGKVDNNTARIVVELAPGYTASPDKLVIKGESPSNWILNLAAIERSDNQALTDGEEKVAIPVTNNFTFAGVVPLNKEISQLDTEIKRLMSRYSSLAPGMFFLDMETGEYLDINGEKIFPAASTIKFPILIALFQEIDAGRVSLNETVVMRRDLMTGGSGNMQYRKPGTKFSLLETATRMMTISDNTATNMVIDRLGGKNKLNQRFRSWGLQNTVIRNLLGDFKGTNTTSPKDLVRVAALIANNKLLSSNSHDKVMDIMVRCKNRSLLPAGLGKGAVIAHKTGTLGRVLGDAGIIETPSGKRYLAGIMVARPFGDARARSFINQVSRLVYGYIEQPVSARQF; encoded by the coding sequence ATGAAATCACCTCTTGTCCTACTCAGCTTAATCAGCGCAGTCCTTTTATCTTCTCCTGTAAATGCAGCTAAACTGCAATCATGGAATTTCAATCCCGTTAAAAATCAACTGAGCATCACCACTGATTCTGATGTTAAACCACAGGCATTTTTAATTAATAATCCCACTAGAATAGTAATTGACCTGCCACAAACCACCTTTAAAAGCGATACAATCCGCAAAAATTTTGGGTCAGCCGTCAAAGAAATTCGTATTGGTAAAGTTGATAATAATACTGCCAGAATAGTAGTTGAGTTAGCACCAGGTTATACAGCCTCTCCAGACAAATTAGTGATTAAAGGTGAGTCTCCTTCTAACTGGATTCTCAACTTAGCCGCAATTGAGAGAAGCGATAATCAAGCCCTTACTGATGGGGAAGAAAAAGTTGCTATTCCTGTAACTAATAATTTCACATTCGCTGGTGTTGTTCCTTTAAATAAAGAAATTTCCCAACTTGACACTGAAATTAAAAGATTGATGTCTCGTTACAGTTCCCTTGCTCCGGGGATGTTTTTCTTAGATATGGAAACAGGAGAATATTTAGACATCAACGGCGAGAAAATATTTCCGGCTGCTAGCACAATTAAATTCCCCATTTTAATCGCATTGTTTCAAGAAATTGATGCTGGTAGAGTCAGCCTCAATGAGACTGTGGTGATGCGACGTGATTTAATGACAGGTGGCTCAGGAAATATGCAGTATAGAAAACCAGGGACTAAGTTTAGTCTTTTGGAAACTGCAACAAGAATGATGACCATCAGTGATAATACTGCTACCAATATGGTGATTGATAGATTAGGTGGCAAAAATAAATTAAATCAGAGATTTCGCAGTTGGGGACTGCAAAATACCGTCATTCGCAATCTGTTGGGTGATTTTAAGGGGACTAATACCACTAGTCCTAAAGATTTAGTGCGGGTAGCAGCTTTAATCGCCAACAATAAATTATTGAGTAGCAACAGCCATGATAAAGTTATGGATATTATGGTGCGCTGCAAAAATCGGAGTTTATTACCTGCTGGATTGGGTAAAGGTGCGGTAATTGCCCACAAAACAGGTACATTAGGCAGAGTTTTAGGCGATGCAGGAATTATAGAAACACCTTCAGGTAAGCGTTACCTAGCTGGTATTATGGTGGCTCGGCCTTTTGGTGATGCTAGAGCTAGAAGTTTTATCAATCAAGTTTCTCGCTTAGTCTATGGCTACATAGAACAGCCTGTATCAGCTAGACAATTTTAA
- a CDS encoding DUF1902 domain-containing protein — MTQMTFKVEAFWDSEAEVWVATSDDVPGLVTEASTIELLTQKLRNMIPELIILNKIVPPNYAGSLTFDLISHRQELIEVAS, encoded by the coding sequence ATGACACAAATGACATTTAAGGTGGAAGCATTTTGGGATTCTGAAGCTGAAGTCTGGGTTGCAACTAGTGATGATGTACCTGGATTAGTGACAGAAGCCTCTACAATAGAGCTTCTCACCCAAAAACTACGAAATATGATTCCAGAACTCATTATTTTGAACAAAATCGTTCCTCCTAACTATGCAGGTTCTCTCACGTTTGACTTAATTAGCCATCGACAAGAGTTGATTGAGGTCGCTTCATAG